In candidate division TA06 bacterium, one DNA window encodes the following:
- a CDS encoding ATP-binding cassette domain-containing protein produces the protein MIDIENVTVVYRRKWIGLEDASLKVGKGEFVFLVGSSGAGKSTILRLIYLDIFPAKGQVTVLGQNTSSIRRPQIPYIRRKIGVIFQDFKLLKDRTVFDNVMFALEVTGSPAKKRKKKALEALNALGMVHRRNEYPFSLSGGEQQKVAIARALVREPLILLADEPTGNIDESSGTEIVELLKEINRSGTAVVMATHDLKLAESSPFRTVYMEKSRIVEK, from the coding sequence ATGATTGACATAGAGAATGTTACCGTTGTTTACCGAAGGAAGTGGATAGGGCTTGAAGACGCAAGCCTTAAGGTAGGGAAAGGGGAGTTCGTTTTCCTTGTCGGGAGTTCTGGCGCAGGTAAATCCACTATTCTCCGACTGATTTACCTCGATATTTTTCCTGCGAAAGGACAGGTGACTGTTCTTGGACAGAATACTTCCAGCATAAGGCGACCGCAGATACCCTATATAAGAAGAAAGATTGGTGTGATTTTCCAGGATTTCAAACTTCTCAAGGATAGAACCGTCTTCGACAACGTCATGTTTGCTCTTGAGGTGACTGGCTCTCCGGCCAAGAAGAGGAAGAAGAAGGCGCTGGAGGCTCTGAACGCTCTCGGGATGGTGCATAGAAGAAACGAGTATCCATTCAGCCTCTCAGGTGGAGAACAGCAAAAGGTTGCCATAGCCAGAGCGCTCGTGCGCGAGCCGCTCATTCTGCTTGCTGATGAGCCGACAGGTAACATTGACGAGAGCAGCGGAACAGAGATTGTGGAGCTCTTGAAAGAGATCAACAGAAGTGGAACCGCTGTCGTCATGGCCACACACGACTTGAAACTGGCAGAGAGCAGCCCTTTCAGAACTGTCTACATGGAAAAAAGCAGGATCGTGGAGAAATAG
- a CDS encoding ABC transporter permease: MYVLRAALSSIARNKLMAFISLGVIVVSIFVLGIFLTITVNFQSIVTALKEKVEIRVFLNDEIDKTGVGDIKGAIMAVEGVENVFYTSKDDALDRFREEYKDKADLLDLVEGNPLPASFSVKLLPEYRTEEKASTIASRIEKMEGVEEAEYGKEWVARLDEVVRILVMVDASVGAIIALSCLFLVFNTIRLTVFARKEEIEIMSLVGATSSFIRRPFLLVGLFYGFLGGVLASAMLYAIYQAVIVKVPAIKFLEPAQLGGLVLFATLLGYFGSVFSVRRFVAT; this comes from the coding sequence ATGTACGTGTTGAGAGCTGCGCTTTCTAGCATTGCCCGTAACAAGTTGATGGCTTTCATCTCTCTTGGAGTGATAGTCGTCTCCATCTTTGTGCTTGGGATATTCCTGACGATCACTGTCAATTTCCAGAGCATAGTTACGGCGCTGAAGGAAAAAGTTGAGATAAGGGTCTTTCTTAATGATGAGATCGACAAGACGGGCGTGGGGGATATTAAGGGTGCGATAATGGCGGTTGAGGGTGTAGAAAATGTCTTCTACACATCCAAAGATGATGCCTTAGACAGGTTCCGGGAAGAGTACAAAGACAAGGCAGATCTACTTGACCTGGTTGAGGGCAATCCTCTTCCCGCTTCCTTCAGTGTAAAACTTCTCCCAGAATACAGAACCGAAGAGAAAGCATCCACTATTGCCAGTAGGATAGAGAAGATGGAGGGTGTGGAGGAGGCAGAATACGGAAAGGAATGGGTGGCAAGACTAGACGAGGTGGTAAGGATTCTCGTGATGGTGGACGCTTCAGTCGGTGCGATCATAGCCCTCTCATGTCTGTTTCTCGTTTTCAACACCATAAGGCTTACCGTTTTCGCCAGAAAGGAAGAGATTGAAATCATGAGCCTGGTAGGCGCAACCAGCAGCTTCATAAGGAGGCCATTCTTGCTGGTCGGGCTGTTCTATGGCTTTCTTGGGGGAGTTCTTGCCAGTGCAATGCTTTACGCAATCTATCAGGCAGTCATCGTCAAAGTTCCAGCGATAAAGTTCCTCGAGCCTGCGCAGCTTGGTGGTCTTGTTCTGTTCGCCACCTTGCTTGGCTACTTCGGTTCTGTGTTCTCAGTGCGGAGATTCGTGGCAACATGA